A genome region from Nitrospira sp. includes the following:
- the xth gene encoding exodeoxyribonuclease III — protein sequence MKVATFNVNSLRKRLPIVLQWIERHQPDVLCLQETKVQDSEFPLTALAASGYEITFRGMKAYNGVAILSRTKPEGVWYGFDDGGDVEDARLLRVVIQGIPIINTYVPQGFEIDSPKYQYKLGWYERLRKHFEAHLSPKEPAIWCGDMNVAPRPIDVHSPEKHLKHVCYHEDARKAYGKTVAWGFEDVFCKLYPDRQQFTFFDYRAPSALAANKGWRIDHILATSPLAQRCQQVDVDLEPRRATDPSDHTVLWADFSL from the coding sequence ATGAAAGTCGCAACCTTCAACGTCAACTCGCTCCGCAAGCGACTCCCCATTGTGCTGCAATGGATTGAACGCCATCAGCCCGATGTGCTCTGTCTGCAGGAAACGAAGGTTCAGGACAGCGAATTCCCGCTAACAGCGCTTGCCGCCTCCGGTTACGAAATCACCTTCCGCGGCATGAAAGCATACAATGGGGTTGCGATTCTCAGTCGTACAAAGCCGGAAGGCGTCTGGTACGGGTTCGACGACGGGGGAGACGTGGAGGATGCGCGTCTCTTGCGAGTGGTGATTCAGGGCATACCCATTATCAACACGTACGTTCCCCAAGGTTTCGAGATCGACTCACCCAAGTATCAATACAAACTTGGATGGTATGAGCGCTTGCGCAAGCATTTCGAAGCTCATTTGTCCCCGAAGGAGCCGGCGATCTGGTGTGGAGACATGAATGTGGCCCCAAGACCCATTGATGTCCACAGCCCGGAGAAACATCTGAAACATGTTTGCTACCACGAAGACGCGCGCAAGGCCTATGGGAAGACGGTTGCGTGGGGCTTCGAAGATGTCTTCTGCAAACTGTATCCAGATCGCCAGCAGTTCACGTTTTTTGACTACCGTGCGCCCAGTGCTCTTGCCGCCAATAAAGGGTGGCGGATCGACCATATTCTTGCGACCTCGCCCTTGGCTCAAAGGTGTCAGCAGGTCGATGTCGATTTAGAACCGCGTCGCGCGACGGATCCTTCTGACCACACCGTGCTCTGGGCTGACTTCTCACTCTAG
- a CDS encoding tetratricopeptide repeat protein gives MKRPVAAGAWSLLLLVTLACGQQTWDAAMQAGESALQRGEYEQAEKIFSAAVQKAEEFGLHDRRVAVTLAHLAQAYSAQGKFVEAEPVYLEALKIYQDVYGETHLDVAAMLNNLGVLHRKHGQYADAQRLLTRALAIKEKLLGRDHLEVALALSNLAAMYLAQGDGAQAGDLFARALAIRETQLGSDHADVAKNLEDYAGALRKSGRAAEAERLEARAGAIRAKTKS, from the coding sequence ATGAAGCGACCCGTTGCCGCCGGCGCATGGTCGCTTCTGCTGCTGGTGACTCTGGCCTGCGGGCAACAGACGTGGGATGCGGCGATGCAGGCCGGCGAATCGGCCTTGCAACGAGGTGAGTATGAGCAGGCGGAAAAGATTTTTTCTGCCGCCGTTCAGAAGGCAGAAGAGTTCGGTTTGCATGATCGGCGGGTGGCAGTGACCTTGGCTCATTTGGCACAAGCGTATAGCGCGCAGGGGAAGTTCGTCGAGGCTGAACCCGTGTATCTGGAGGCGCTCAAGATTTACCAGGATGTGTACGGTGAGACCCATCTTGATGTGGCGGCCATGTTGAATAATCTTGGCGTTTTGCATCGGAAGCACGGACAATACGCTGATGCCCAAAGACTCTTAACGCGCGCACTTGCGATCAAAGAGAAGCTCCTGGGCCGGGACCATCTTGAGGTAGCGCTCGCGCTGAGCAATTTGGCCGCGATGTACCTGGCTCAAGGTGACGGAGCACAGGCGGGGGACTTGTTTGCGCGGGCCTTGGCCATTCGGGAGACACAGTTGGGGTCGGACCATGCTGATGTGGCCAAGAATCTTGAGGACTATGCCGGCGCGCTGCGTAAATCGGGGCGAGCCGCAGAGGCAGAGCGGTTGGAGGCGAGAGCCGGCGCCATTCGGGCCAAAACGAAGTCGTGA